A genomic region of Leptotrichia hofstadii contains the following coding sequences:
- the lacA gene encoding galactose-6-phosphate isomerase subunit LacA, with protein MKVILGADADGKELKDIVKDYLIQNGFDVVDKSADRDFVDTTVSVAKEVLADKDSLGVVFDAYGDGSFMVAAKIKGMIAAEVSDERSAYMTRGHNNSRIITMGSKIVGTELAKNIVKEFLRAGYDGGRHQIRVDMLNKMC; from the coding sequence ATGAAAGTTATATTAGGTGCTGACGCAGATGGCAAAGAATTAAAAGATATTGTCAAGGATTATTTGATTCAAAATGGATTTGATGTTGTTGACAAATCAGCAGATAGAGATTTTGTTGATACAACGGTTTCGGTAGCCAAGGAGGTTCTTGCAGACAAGGACAGTCTTGGGGTCGTATTTGATGCGTATGGCGATGGAAGTTTCATGGTAGCTGCAAAGATAAAGGGAATGATTGCCGCAGAAGTTTCAGATGAACGTTCTGCATACATGACAAGGGGTCATAACAATTCAAGAATAATAACTATGGGTTCTAAAATTGTCGGAACAGAGCTTGCTAAAAATATTGTAAAGGAATTTTTAAGGGCAGGATATGATGGCGGTAGACATCAAATAAGAGTGGATATGTTAAATAAAATGTGTTAA